GTTGCCTTCTCTTTTCCAGCTCATTTCAAATGACAATTACGTAAGTGTTGAGCACAGAGTATTGTCAAATAAAGTTGGACCAAGAATATCAGTTGCATGTTTCTTCAGTACAGGTCCATTACCATCTTCCAAGCTTTATGAGCCAATTGCTGATTTGTTGTCAGAAGATAATCCTCCGAAATATCATGCCACCACAGTGAAAGACTATGGTGATTACTTCCGTCAAAAGGGTTTAGATGGAACTTCTGTACTGTTGCATTTCAAGATCTAACATAGTAACCGTAACTTATAAGGCatgaagaataaaagaaaacaataatataaattcaCAAGGAGACTATGCAATCTCTATGAACCAGCTATTCTATCGTATATACAATCATATACACATATGTAGTGATTCTGTAACACAATATAACTTTTGGTGTGTACGTCGCTGAAGCTTCATAGATGTTGAAAGTAATAATACATATACAGTTTAACTTGACCTCCACTAGCAGATGAACACCTCAATTATCATTGTGATTATCTAGACAGTACAACTTGCACTGCATCTCGCGATCAAATACCTTAACTTTGAAAATGCACATTTAGACACCTTTAAGGAGGTGCATTTCTCAGCATTGGGGTGTTCACAGGGCGAACTTAAACAGAATTAAGGTGTTGAAACATTAACTGTTATGATCTTTGCAAGATTGTCCTCGTGATCTTTGTTATAGTTTCTATTCTTACCAGCAAATAAATGATAGTCAATTACCACTTGTAGCATCGGTCATAATTCATTTCTTTTCTCAACTCTGTAGTTTTTCTTTCCTCTTAATATAGTGTGGCGGGACTACTTGTAAAGAGTAGCAAAAACTAGTTTGAAATTCCGGAGTTTAGGACTGATCGATGTATTTCATACTTACAAAATGATATGTCCTTCCTTCCTTTTGTCTAAAAATTACCATTCTAATACAATGAATTCAGACTCGTGTCAAAGAGTCTGCATCTCAATCCTAGTTATTTCTGTTGAACTGATTGTTACGCGGATTAACCATTTAATTTGGCATATGTTGatgatatctttatttttacttctgtTGACAGAGAGTCGCTAAAGAGTTTAGTGATTGTTTTGAGAAGAAATGAGCAGATATCGGGACAGTTAATGTAGTAGTAACTATCAATGGGAACTAGTTCCATGACCACAGGTTGTTTTCTTTGGCTTGTCTACCTTACATAAGCTACCACTATATCTTCTAATATCCTCATAAGGGACTAAAAAGTAATTTTACTTGTCTGTTTTGTGGTCAAAATTACAAGTATCCAGGAGTCTTAAGTTAGTAGCtctttgatagataaactctaatcATTTTGCTGTAAAAATTAATAGCCCTATAAAGTTTATCATGACTATTTCCTAGTCGACATCCTCTATTTATGCCGGATGGTGAagattatatatgtttttcataGTGAGTAGTACTTTTAGTATCCCGTGCAGCCTATGCGATTCTAAGAACCTCAGGTATTCTACTTGTTTATAATACTCTAGCAAAGAAGATGGAAATCTCTAGCACCGATGATTTTCAGACCACAATTCAGAGAAGTTATGACAAAATGAGTGAGTTAAAAGCCTTTGATGATACAAAGGCAGGTATCAAAGGGCTTGTTGATGCTGGAATAACTAAGGTGCCTCGAATATTCATGCTACCACCAAAACACAGACCGGAGTCCTCGGATACACGTGAAACACAGTTCATTTTTCCAGTGATAGACCTTGAAGGCATTGCTAAGGATCCAATCAAACATAAAAAGATTGTGGACAAAGTTCGAGATGCGTCAGAGACATGGGGTTTCTTCCAAGTGGTTAATCATGGCATTCCAACATCTGTTCTGGAAGGAATGCTGCAAGGAACACGTGAGTTTTTTGAGCAAGATATTGAGGTTAAGAATCAGTATTACACTCGAGATATTACGAAAAAGGTGGTTTATTCTTGCAATTTTGATTTGTATAGCCCTTCTGTTCCAGCTGCAAATTGGAGAGACACACTTTTCTGTTTAATGGCTCCTAATCCTCCTAGTCCAGAAGAAGTTCCAACAGCATGCAGGTATGTTCTAAAcattaattagaaaaataacCAACTTCATTTTGTTACCTAAtaactaaatatgtattatgttatgaCAAAGATCAAGAATAAACTATGCTTATATCGGTAGTTATATCCAAATGTCATATCTTTACAATAATTTTGGTGGATATTGTTaggaaaaataagaaaactGGATTTTCGGTTAGTTTATGATAACCACTGTTTCACGAGTTTACTGAAATTTCTGCAGCGAAACACTAATGGAGTTCTCTGATCATATCATGAAATTGGGAAAATCCATGTTTGAATTATTGTCTGAGGGTCTAGGTCTCAATACATCTCATCTCAATGATATCGGTTGTGCTGAGGGGCTCGCTGTTTTGGGCCATTACTATCCAGAATGTCCTCAGCCAGAACTCACCATGGGCACCAGTAAGCATTCTGACAATAGTTTTATCACCGTGCTTCTACAAGATCATATCGGAGGGCTTCAAGTGCTTCACCAGAATCACTGGGTTGATGTTCCTCCTACGCCTGGTACTATTGTCGTGAACATTGGAGATCTTCTACAGGCTAATATTGTTTgcctttttgaatattatacCTACTCGATATGTATGagtataattattatttggTAAAGATTACTAGTTACGTTGTGCTAATTGTTGCTGCTTTTGTTTCAGCTCATATCAAATCACAAGTACATAAGTGTTGAACACAGAGTATTGACAAATAAACTAAGTTCAAGAATATCAGTTGCATGCTTCTTTGGTACAGGTCCAGTGCCATCTTCCAATCTTTATGGACCGATTACTGAGTTGTTGTCCAAAGATAATCCTCCAAAATATCGTGCAACCACAGTGAATGACTACTCTGCTTACTACCGTAAAAAAGGTCTAGATGGAACTTCTGCATTGTTGCATTACAAGATCTAATCATAGTAGTGTAACGATTGAATATATGATGAAAACTGAGAGTTTTAACTTTTGATGTATCTTATGCTGAAGCTTCATAGATGGTGAAACATGACCTGTATCAATATATGATAGAAAATTTATGTAGTCCTTCTCTTTTATGTACTGGCTTTAATTTTTTCTCCGAGGAGTTCTTTCACTTTAGAACATACCGATAAGATAGTGAAAAGCAATATCAAACAGAGGGAGTAATTCACACATAACAGTGTGAGGAAACAGAAGGGGAGAGTACTGTTATAGAAAGGCGTGTGAAATAAAAGAAGGTTAATTCTTCTAAATTCGTAGTAGTCTTTTGAGATTACAAAATACTAAATTTCTCACTATAGTGGTATTATGTTGCTCGACTCAGGTATTATGTTTTCCGCGTTAAAAGGACTTGGTGCCTTATTACTCTCTTGTTCTTGTTATTTGTCGTGGATATTATTCCCACgagtaatttttgttttaaacacAATTATATGAGAATTAtgaatgttttgtttttttctgcTCGTCTACCTTCTATTTTTGGGACATGTGTGTGGTGAAGAGTGACAGTGGGTTCAGACAGTGACCAGTGAAAGGGACTTAAACAATTTAAAGCTTATCACGAAGATCTACTTGTTTACGGCCTCTTCTTTTTTGTGGATAGGAAGATAGTGCTTTGCATAGAGAGTAGTATTTATAGTATCGTGCGTGGCGTATTAGGTTCTAAGAGCCTTAGGAACTCTATTGTTTATAACATTGTAACAAAGAAGATGGTAGTCTCTAGCACCGATGAATTTCAGGCCACAGTTCAGAAAAGTTATGACAAAATGAGTGAGTTAAAAGCCTTTGATGATACAAAGGCTGGTGTCAAAGGACTCGTTGATGCTGGAATCACTAAAGTGCCTCAAATATTCATTCTACCACCAAATAACAGGACGGAGTCCTTGGATACAAGTGAAAAACAGTTCATTTTCCCAGTGATAGACTTTGAAGGTATTGACGAGGACCCAATAAAGCGTAAAGAGACTATGGGAAAAGTTCGAGATGCATCGGAGACATGGGGTTTCTTCCAAGTGGTAAATCATGGCATTCCAACATCTGTTCTGGAAGGAATGCTGCAAGGAACACGTGAGTTTTTTGAGCAAGATATAGAGGTTAAGAAACAATATTACACTCGAGATATCATGAAGAAGGTGGTTCATAGTAGCAATTTTGATTTGTATAGCCCTTCTGTTCCAGCTGCAAATTGGAGAGACTCCGTTTGCTTTTCAATGGCTCCTAATCCTCCCAGTCCACAAGAATTTCCAAGACCATGCAGGTATGTTTACCTAGTAATTGAATATGTAGTTTTAACTAGA
The nucleotide sequence above comes from Solanum pennellii chromosome 9, SPENNV200. Encoded proteins:
- the LOC107031020 gene encoding 1-aminocyclopropane-1-carboxylate oxidase homolog isoform X2, with amino-acid sequence MEISSTDDFQTTIQRSYDKMSELKAFDDTKAGIKGLVDAGITKVPRIFMLPPKHRPESSDTRETQFIFPVIDLEGIAKDPIKHKKIVDKVRDASETWGFFQVVNHGIPTSVLEGMLQGTPANWRDTLFCLMAPNPPSPEEVPTACSETLMEFSDHIMKLGKSMFELLSEGLGLNTSHLNDIGCAEGLAVLGHYYPECPQPELTMGTSKHSDNSFITVLLQDHIGGLQVLHQNHWVDVPPTPGTIVVNIGDLLQLISNHKYISVEHRVLTNKLSSRISVACFFGTGPVPSSNLYGPITELLSKDNPPKYRATTVNDYSAYYRKKGLDGTSALLHYKI
- the LOC107031020 gene encoding 1-aminocyclopropane-1-carboxylate oxidase homolog isoform X1, translated to MEISSTDDFQTTIQRSYDKMSELKAFDDTKAGIKGLVDAGITKVPRIFMLPPKHRPESSDTRETQFIFPVIDLEGIAKDPIKHKKIVDKVRDASETWGFFQVVNHGIPTSVLEGMLQGTREFFEQDIEVKNQYYTRDITKKVVYSCNFDLYSPSVPAANWRDTLFCLMAPNPPSPEEVPTACSETLMEFSDHIMKLGKSMFELLSEGLGLNTSHLNDIGCAEGLAVLGHYYPECPQPELTMGTSKHSDNSFITVLLQDHIGGLQVLHQNHWVDVPPTPGTIVVNIGDLLQLISNHKYISVEHRVLTNKLSSRISVACFFGTGPVPSSNLYGPITELLSKDNPPKYRATTVNDYSAYYRKKGLDGTSALLHYKI